Proteins from a genomic interval of Antedon mediterranea chromosome 5, ecAntMedi1.1, whole genome shotgun sequence:
- the LOC140050542 gene encoding small integral membrane protein 20-like has translation MIPLPRTGIRNRNGLIIAGFIGFIGVALYPIIVQPYFDPKPWQHTQNEARKDIKQEDIQPGGMRVWSDPFSPRKDIPQK, from the exons ATGATTCCACTTCCAAGGACTGGTATCCGAAACAGGAATGGTCTTATCATTGCTGGTTTTATTGGCTTCATTGGCGTAGCTCTCTATCCTATTATTGTTCAGCCATATTTCGATCCTAAACCTTGGC AACATACACAAAATGAGGCAAGGAAGGATATAAAACAAGAAGATATTCAACCAGGAG GAATGAGAGTTTGGAGCgatcccttttcaccaagaaaaGACATTCCACAGAAATGA